The genomic stretch cctcaaaaatgcatttctccaacttggcatataacatgttttgtcttagcttgcgccacacaaacctgacatgatccctatgctctgagaggttggctaagaagattagtatatcatccaaatataccaggacaaatttgcctaaaacctctctgaacacctcattgatgagctcctgaaagacggccggggcgttacacaacccaaagggcatcaccaggtactcgtagtgcccatcgggtgtgttaaaggccgtcttccattcatcgccctctctgatccgtaccaggttgtatgcaccccgcaaatccaactttgagaaaatcttagcactagtgacctgagtaaacaaatcgtctatcaaaggcaatggatagcgattttttaccgtgattttattcagaccccgataatcaatgcatggccgaaggcctccgtcttttttttttttacaaaaaaaaaaacctgcaccagcaggcgaccgggaagggcgaatgaaccctttagctaagttttcatggatatattcctgcatggccaacttttcgggcccagataaattgtagagatgacctctaggggcatacaaccagacctgctgagatcaataggacaatcgaaagggcggtgtggaggaagtttatcggccgatttaggacaaaacacgtctgcaaactcagaatactgatctggcaatccttccacgtgaatcttggtctcacccaacgttaccttcgctaaacaatgatgaaaacactgggaagactagctcgttagctgaccagtggcccagttaatctgaggtgagtgaagttgtaaccaaggcatgccaagaatgatcgtggaggttgtcatacgtaacacaaaaaaaaacaaattttccctatgcaacaccccgatagtgacccccacttctggagtctgtgacagaggactgttaccctgtagaggggaatcatctactgcagtaacctttatctgtggttttaccggggtgaccggaatacccaatttttttgcaaattcaaaatccataaaattagctgctgagcccgagtcaatgaaggcttcagtgacttcagacctatcttcccatgaaatagtacagggaagaagcaaacgtttatcatctaggggtaaaacttgcatgcctagggtattacccccgactacacctaggcagtagtgtttccagacttcttagggcaattctgtactctatgacccccctctgcacaataaagacagagacgctctgatattctgcgtttccgctccacttgagacaactttgaccgaccaatctgcattggctctggtggaggtgaagcgggtggaggtggagtcactgagggtgcagcgtgggacaccattcttacatggttttcaccccgggtctgtctctgatagcgcagccggcgatctatcctgatggccgatgaaatggccccatcgatggacttaggttccggctgacttaacataagatcggagacttcgtttgacaaccctgctaaaaaacaatctaaaagggcaaatgtgtctgacctggctgatactgaccatctcctaaattcagcagcagaatcttcaaccggactcttgccttgacgtaatagtttgagcttccgctcagaagtcgaggcaatgtctggatcatcgtaaattatagccatagctttaaaaaattcctctacagaggttagggcctggtgactggagggaaggctatacgcccaggtctgagaatcgccagataacaaggttttaataaaggtagccctttgggccacagttcctgaagaattaggtcttaactcaaagtatgataacactctgctTCTAAAATttaggaagtcagatctgtgaccagaaaatttttcaggtacaggcatacgtatgtttgtgctaagaggagatcgcacatccttcacagccatctggagggtttgtatagatcCAGACAAGGCATTCATTACCGTCTGGTGGCTGCCCAGCACTatgttgatgttttccacagaagtggtaagtgtgcccagacggctggtgagtgcgtccatttgcattttttggtctgccgttctgtaatgatcggtgtaacacagagagggtctgattattggtgatctgcagtatcaccaaaaatacagatatatacctgattattgatgatctgcagtatcaccgataatcagatatattactaacctctggacacctgagagataggagtgtttggtgcaacagtaatactttgagaacaatatcaggagaACAGGTACAAAGCAGTCAGGAATACTGCTAGggtatgagtacctttcagcagcctgagaatctcccgcagggaggagtcagactgggagaggaaggaccagagcgagTGTGACACCAACagatggatgtcactgactgatctgtgaactatctcttaactgaggagatagctctcaaggtcggacaagccaggtcggcaacacacggacatacaaagtacaaagacaggaggctgattcggtaatcctaaggcaagcagggtttggcaacagagtatcagatatagcgaagtaccgaatcattgaacagaagagtggtcaggaaagcagaaagtcataacagataataaacaatgcctagtcttgggtgtgagctccgtgatcatcaacaccctggaactagtctgaagaataacagaatggtaacacaagtccctaatcttgggtgtgaggtctttgttcatcaacaccctggaactagcctgaagtataacagaatgataatacaagtccctaatcttgggtgtgaggtccttgatcatcaacaccctggaactagtctgaagtataacagaatgataatacaagtctctattcttgggtgtgaggtccttgatcaacaacaccctggaactagtctgaagtaacagaatgataacacagattctgacaataaggtctgagtgcttccacgtagtgatcgcaacggcagacaaccagtgaatgaccagcacccagtatatatagcccagcgctctccagcgcctcccctaagtgctggaccaatgggaactggttgaatcgtcagctgaccggcttggtcagctgactcccttctggctgtcataagagttctgcctctcggcgcgcgcgcgcgtccttctgaacctgtgtggactatcagtcccagccacaccagacatgtcttgcgtaccacttgccgtgctggacgcggaaccagccgcaccgctatcagggcatgtggCAGTTTCTCCGCGtccagccatactggcagatgtaggcctacgcgtgccaaccgccgcgttggatgcggaatcagccgccttgttctgagcacacgcggtggcttttccgcgttttctcacacctatgtttactcctatgtgatattttcacacctataaaaagcaagaaaatatccatagtaattttgacagtactctttttctcctactttttgctgctttttcacttgaagatgaaaaactatctcctaTGAAAAAAACTTAGGATAAATAGTGTATTGAACAAGGGCCTATGTTTTCTGGTAAATAACCACTTTCTCAGGATGGTGCTCACGTAAAGTCCGTACCAGGCTACGAGCACCTCTATCTTATGAATGTTAGACAGAACAGATAAGAACTACCCATTAGAATTTTTGTttgatttaaaacattttttttacctttcagtGGAACTGCTGTTTAAAGACGGCTTCATAAGCAGGCTTTTCTAACGATTCTTATGTTTACAAGCCAAATCATTTCTGAAGTTGGGGTACCCAAGTCAGGATGGAGAATGGCTCTACCTTTGGTTCCACTTTTGAGCTTATTGGATTAGCCGAGCTAGAAGGGCTGAAATACTTTTACTGCCTTCTTTTCACTGTTATCTATCTGTGTATTTTGGCATTGAACATTATTATTACATCTGTGGTGTTGGCAGAACCCAGTCTTCATGAGCCCATGTATGTTCTCATCTGTAATCTGGCCTTCAACAGCATTTTTGGCAGCACCTCCTTTTACCCAATGTTGCTGAAGGACCTTTGGACCTCCTCTAGGACCATCTCTCAAGTTGGATGCCTGGCCCAATCTGCATGCCTCACATTATACGCAGACCTTGAGATATCCACTTTTACCATCATGGCGTATGACCGATTTGTGGCTGTGTGTCATCCGTTGCATTACGTCATCTTAATGTCGAACACAAAGGCCATTGGACTTCTCATTGTGTGTCTGCTGGTCTCCTTCTTGATAGTTTTGATTGCTTTAGCTTTAATAATGAGACACTCCTTTTGTGGGACAAAAATTAATAACGTTCTTTGTGATAATATGGGGATTTTGGCCCTGGCTTGCGCAGACACTTCTGCGAATAACCTATATGGAGCAGTTGTAATTACGCTAATCTTGAGTTTCTCAATTATAACCATTGTCTTCACATATGTGCGGATCTATATCATCTGCCTCAGGTTGTCCAGAGAGTCCCGTCAGAAGGCCTTGCACACCCTCTTCACACACCTGATCAATTTTTCCATCTTCCTCCTTGGTTACCTCTTCCTGGTTATCCGCTACAGATTGGGCTCCGCCACCTTGCCTGTCCGTGTCCATGTAGGACTTTCACTGCCTTCCATTTCAGTCTTCCCACTAGTCAACCCTTTGGTGTTTGGAATAAGAACACAGGCTCTGAAATGCAAAATAATGTATCACCTAAAACAAGGGATGCACCTAAACTGACTCactgcattaaaggataccttagtccaaaagaaaatgtaaaaacgggGGAAGCAGGTATGTGTAGTGGTCTCCCCTCATGTCCACTGCTTCTGCTCTGTCACCCTTCATTACTTTGTACCGACCCTCAGAAACTACTTCCTGGTCGGGAGGGTTGGCGAATATTGCACAGGCGCTGCCTGGTGACATGTGTCCTTGATCACACGCCCatggccaggagtgctctgcacatAATAATggcaataataatggcagtatttgtatagcgcctttctcctgttggactcaaggcgcttgcgaggcagccactagagcgcactcagtaggcagtagcagtgttagggagtcttgcccaatgaactccttactgaattactggcttactgaacaggcagagccaagattcgaaccctggtctcccgtgtcagaggcagagcccttaaccagtacaccatccagccacacacacatgcgcattaCATCACAACTACgtagtgcacatgtgcagagcgctcctggctgcgGGTGTGCGATCAAGGATGCGCATCTCCGGGAAGCGCCTGTGCAATCTTAGCTGACCCTCCCGAACAGGTAGTCATTTTTGAGGGTCGGTACAGAGTAACTGGAGAACTGGGAGAGCGGTGGGCAGGAGGAGAGctcactacacatgcctgctgccctgtttttaaattttctttTGGACTTtatgtatcctttaaacaaaGTATAAAGTTAACACTAGGATGGAAAataatggttaaaaaaaatagaagaagtGTACTAAGATGGGCATATCACTAATGGTAGGAACTagaatgtgagcccctctgagggacatatgtcggcgctatataaacccttaaaggacaactgaagcgagagggatatggaggccaccatatttatttccttcaaagcaataccagttgcctggctatagtgctgatcctctgcctctaatacttgcagccatagcccctgaacaagcatgcagcagatcaggtgtttttgacattattgtcagatctgacaaggttagctgcatgcttgtttctggtagtgttgggcgaacacctggatgttcgggttcgcgaacgttcgccgaacatggccgcgatgttcgggtgttcgcgccgaactccgaacataatggaagtcaatggggacccgaactttcgtgcgctgtaaagcttccttacatgctacataccccaaattagcagggtatgtgcaccttgggagtgggtacaagaggaaaaaaaatatttaaaaaagagcttatagtttttgagaaaattgattgtaaagtttcaaaggaaaaactgtcttttaaatgcggaaaatgtcatttttctttgcacaggtagcatgcattttaccgccatgcagttataaatgtaataaagataagaggttccataaacagggaccggcaacgctaacccagcagcagcacacgtgatggaacaggagaggaggcgcaggaggagaaggccacgctttcagacacaacaacccaggccttgcatgaggacaagaagcgtgcggatagcatgctttttgctgccatgcagtcataaatgtaataaagataagaggttcaataaacagggaccggaaacgctaacccatcacagatggtcattgttcatgttacttggttggggtccaggagtgttgcatagtcgtttccaatccaggattgattcattttaatttgagtcagatggtctgcattttctgtggagaggcggatacgccgatctgtgacgatgcctccggcagcactgaaacagcgttccga from Hyperolius riggenbachi isolate aHypRig1 chromosome 2, aHypRig1.pri, whole genome shotgun sequence encodes the following:
- the LOC137544735 gene encoding olfactory receptor 51L1-like; this encodes MENGSTFGSTFELIGLAELEGLKYFYCLLFTVIYLCILALNIIITSVVLAEPSLHEPMYVLICNLAFNSIFGSTSFYPMLLKDLWTSSRTISQVGCLAQSACLTLYADLEISTFTIMAYDRFVAVCHPLHYVILMSNTKAIGLLIVCLLVSFLIVLIALALIMRHSFCGTKINNVLCDNMGILALACADTSANNLYGAVVITLILSFSIITIVFTYVRIYIICLRLSRESRQKALHTLFTHLINFSIFLLGYLFLVIRYRLGSATLPVRVHVGLSLPSISVFPLVNPLVFGIRTQALKCKIMYHLKQGMHLN